In the genome of Halalkalicoccus subterraneus, one region contains:
- a CDS encoding ribbon-helix-helix domain-containing protein, whose translation MPKISVEVPHELLADLDDHVGTEGKFVNRSEAIRASVRKTLDSLDEIDARHGRLDDAE comes from the coding sequence ATGCCCAAGATAAGCGTCGAAGTGCCCCACGAGCTTCTCGCGGATCTCGACGACCACGTCGGCACCGAGGGGAAGTTCGTCAACCGTAGCGAGGCGATTCGCGCCTCCGTCAGGAAGACGCTCGATAGCCTCGACGAGATCGACGCGCGCCACGGACGGCTCGATGACGCGGAGTGA
- a CDS encoding queuosine precursor transporter, with amino-acid sequence MTRSEHSSRLALAALFVTALVTAQLLAVKILALPLPTDLPVVGGEIIVPAGVLAYALTFVATDCYAELYGKRPAQLLVNVGFAMIFVMLGLLWLAILAPGSPAGVDPDLFAQVLAPSTNVVLGGLLAYLVSQNWDVAVFHRIRERTGEKLLWVRNIGSTVSSQALDTVVFVVVAFSIAPAVVGFGTALPAGELVALIVGQYLLKLLIALVDTPVVYAVVGLVRSSEAGVRTTPAD; translated from the coding sequence ATGACGCGGAGTGAGCACTCCTCCCGACTGGCCCTCGCGGCGCTGTTCGTGACCGCGTTGGTTACCGCCCAGTTGCTCGCGGTGAAGATCCTCGCGTTGCCGCTTCCGACCGACCTGCCGGTCGTCGGCGGCGAGATAATCGTTCCCGCGGGGGTGCTCGCCTACGCGCTCACGTTCGTCGCGACCGACTGCTACGCCGAGCTCTACGGCAAGCGCCCGGCACAGTTGCTGGTCAACGTCGGCTTCGCCATGATCTTCGTCATGCTCGGACTGCTGTGGCTCGCGATCCTCGCGCCCGGCTCGCCCGCCGGCGTCGACCCTGACCTGTTCGCGCAGGTGCTCGCTCCGAGTACGAACGTCGTGCTCGGCGGGCTGCTCGCCTACCTCGTCAGCCAGAACTGGGACGTCGCCGTCTTCCATCGCATCCGCGAGCGGACGGGTGAGAAGCTACTCTGGGTGCGAAACATCGGCTCGACGGTGAGCAGTCAGGCACTCGACACCGTCGTCTTCGTCGTCGTGGCGTTCTCGATCGCACCTGCCGTTGTGGGGTTCGGTACGGCGCTTCCGGCGGGCGAACTCGTGGCGTTGATCGTCGGGCAGTACCTACTCAAACTGCTGATCGCGCTCGTGGATACGCCCGTGG